The Rhizoctonia solani chromosome 14, complete sequence genome has a segment encoding these proteins:
- a CDS encoding U6 snRNA-associated Sm-like protein LSm7: MSSDSKFQLPPGDYAIVNRVNASDGKRLALTFNGDGKNVTVTPFDSSSWTIENYKYDEVRATSLQHVKPKSNTKLEASLGPAVNVRPVGNYVFGITQDGSGWSIKDGDKKTSWSIHVAASGSEVVPLSESTGEKQRWVIVKAGTSLG; the protein is encoded by the exons ATGTCTTCCGATAGTAAATTCCAGCTGCCCCCTGGCGACTATGCCATTGTCAACCGTGTGAATGCCTCTGATGGAAAGCGGCTAGCTTTGACCTTTAATGGCGACGGCAAGAACGTGACTGTCACCCCATTCGATTCTTCGTCG TGGACTATTGAAAACTACAAGTACGATGAAGTTCGTGCTACAAGCTTGCAGCACGTCAAGCCCAAGAGCAACACAAAGCTCGAAGCTTCACTGGGCCCAGCTGTCAATGTCCGCCCCGTTGGAAACTACGTCTTTGGTATTACTCAAGACGGCTCCGGGTGGAG CATCAAAGACGGAGACAAGAAGACCTCGTGGAGCATTCACGTCGCCGCATCGGGCTCCGAG GTAGTTCCTCTTTCGGAGTCTACAGGCGAGAAACAGCGCTGGGTCATCGTCAAGGCTGGCACATCCCTCGGTTGA